In a genomic window of Candidatus Binatia bacterium:
- a CDS encoding AMP-binding protein, translating into MPTDRNVRVERVSARDAEAAQRRAAGALRARGLRRGDRVAIIAHSSSAYLAAALGALRSGVVPVLLNPALVPLEQQALLDDAQPSLVLRDADLPALLEGPPIDIADVPLARPMLYTSGTTGKPKGVWSGVLADDDARALILEERELWGFSRDEVHLVVSPLYHSAPLRFSTGALLAGGDVVLLGGFDVERLVRAIHEHRPTSAFMVPAHLQRLFAADPEARTDLSSFRLLAHAGAPCPDALKREALRRFPKGSVWEFYGSTEGQFTACSPDEWLARPGTVGRARSGRRIEIDPDGTIWCTVPRHARFEYWRDPEKTARAWRGDAFSVFDLGRLDEDGFLYLDGRRDDLIISGGVNVYPLEVERVLLEHPRVREAAVFPLADERWGQMVCAAIVGDADADELAPWLAERLAPYKRPKRIFRVDEIPHSPTGKVRRGRLALDLGLDRETATRG; encoded by the coding sequence ATGCCGACCGATCGCAACGTGCGCGTCGAGCGCGTGTCCGCGCGCGACGCCGAGGCGGCGCAGCGCCGGGCCGCGGGCGCGCTGCGCGCGCGCGGGCTCCGGCGCGGCGACCGCGTCGCGATCATCGCGCACTCGTCGTCCGCCTACCTCGCGGCCGCGCTCGGCGCGCTGCGCAGCGGCGTCGTGCCGGTGCTGCTGAACCCCGCGCTCGTGCCGCTCGAGCAGCAGGCGCTGCTCGACGACGCGCAGCCCTCGCTCGTGCTGCGCGACGCCGACCTGCCGGCGCTGCTCGAAGGTCCGCCGATCGACATCGCCGACGTGCCGCTCGCGCGCCCGATGCTCTACACGTCGGGCACGACCGGCAAGCCGAAGGGCGTCTGGTCGGGCGTGCTCGCGGACGACGACGCCCGCGCGCTGATCCTGGAAGAGCGCGAGCTCTGGGGCTTCTCGCGGGACGAGGTGCACCTCGTCGTGTCGCCGCTCTACCACTCGGCGCCGCTGCGCTTCTCGACCGGCGCGCTCCTCGCCGGCGGCGACGTCGTGCTGCTCGGCGGCTTCGACGTCGAGCGCCTGGTGCGCGCGATCCACGAGCACCGGCCGACCTCGGCCTTCATGGTTCCGGCGCACCTGCAGCGTCTGTTCGCGGCCGACCCGGAGGCGCGCACCGATCTGTCGTCGTTCCGCCTGCTCGCGCACGCGGGCGCGCCCTGCCCCGACGCTCTCAAGCGCGAGGCGCTGCGCCGCTTCCCGAAGGGCTCGGTGTGGGAGTTCTACGGCTCGACCGAGGGCCAGTTCACCGCCTGCTCGCCGGACGAGTGGCTCGCGCGTCCCGGCACCGTCGGACGCGCGCGCAGCGGACGTCGCATCGAGATCGACCCCGACGGCACCATCTGGTGCACCGTGCCGCGCCACGCGCGCTTCGAGTACTGGCGCGACCCGGAGAAGACGGCGCGCGCCTGGCGCGGCGACGCGTTCAGCGTCTTCGACCTCGGCCGCCTCGACGAGGACGGCTTTCTCTACCTCGACGGCCGGCGCGACGACCTCATCATCTCGGGCGGCGTCAACGTCTACCCGCTCGAGGTCGAGCGCGTGCTGCTCGAGCACCCGCGCGTGCGCGAGGCGGCGGTCTTCCCGCTCGCCGACGAGCGCTGGGGCCAGATGGTCTGCGCCGCCATCGTCGGCGACGCGGACGCCGACGAGCTCGCGCCGTGGCTCGCCGAGCGGCTCGCGCCCTACAAGCGGCCGAAGCGCATCTTCCGCGTCGACGAGATCCCGCACTCGCCGACCGGCAAGGTCAGGCGCGGACGGCTGGCGCTCGATCTCGGTCTCGATCGAGAAACCGCCACGCGCGGGTGA
- a CDS encoding ABC transporter permease, protein MSAPADVALGGGVRGGRRATSRATTWLLLAPLVVWVAAFVVAPAAIMLLYSFARRGTLGGVVLELTLDNYAAAFRGAYAVILLRSVWYAALTTAICLVVGYPVAWTIGRASERWRGRLLALLMIPFWTSFLIRTYAWVTLLKSEGLVNALLLQVGLIAAPLEMLYTPGAVVLGLVYTFLPFMILPIYASVERLDRSLVEAAFDLGARPLAAFVRVVLPLTTPGIAGGVLLVFVPALGLYAVNDILGGGRVDMIGNVIENQFRGTARNWPFGAALGTLLLALFALAAWLTRAWRFLDRDRDRAPAVRA, encoded by the coding sequence GTGTCCGCGCCCGCGGACGTTGCGCTCGGCGGCGGCGTGCGCGGAGGGCGGCGTGCGACGTCGCGCGCGACCACGTGGCTCTTGCTCGCGCCGCTCGTCGTCTGGGTCGCGGCCTTCGTCGTCGCGCCGGCGGCGATCATGCTGCTCTACAGCTTCGCGCGCCGCGGCACGCTGGGCGGCGTCGTGCTCGAGCTCACGCTCGACAACTACGCGGCGGCGTTCCGCGGCGCGTACGCGGTCATCCTGCTGCGCTCGGTCTGGTACGCGGCGCTGACCACCGCGATCTGCCTCGTCGTCGGCTACCCGGTCGCGTGGACCATCGGGCGCGCGAGCGAGCGCTGGCGCGGACGGCTGCTCGCGCTGCTCATGATCCCGTTCTGGACGAGCTTCCTGATCCGCACCTACGCCTGGGTGACGCTGCTCAAGAGCGAGGGGCTGGTGAACGCGCTGCTCTTGCAGGTCGGCCTGATCGCGGCGCCGCTCGAGATGCTCTACACGCCGGGCGCGGTCGTGCTCGGGCTCGTCTACACGTTCCTGCCGTTCATGATCCTGCCGATCTACGCGAGCGTCGAGCGGCTCGACCGCTCGCTGGTGGAAGCTGCGTTCGACCTCGGCGCGCGTCCGCTCGCCGCCTTCGTGCGCGTCGTGCTGCCGCTCACGACGCCGGGCATCGCGGGCGGCGTGCTCTTGGTGTTCGTGCCGGCGCTCGGGCTCTACGCCGTCAACGACATCCTCGGCGGCGGCCGCGTCGACATGATCGGCAACGTGATCGAGAACCAGTTCCGCGGCACGGCGCGCAACTGGCCGTTCGGCGCGGCGCTCGGAACGCTCCTGCTCGCGCTGTTCGCGCTCGCGGCGTGGCTCACCCGCGCGTGGCGGTTTCTCGATCGAGACCGAGATCGAGCGCCAGCCGTCCGCGCCTGA